The following coding sequences lie in one Zingiber officinale cultivar Zhangliang chromosome 2B, Zo_v1.1, whole genome shotgun sequence genomic window:
- the LOC122045656 gene encoding derlin-1.1-like yields the protein MSSPAEFYKSLPPLSKSYGTLCFLTTAAVKLGLLGYASIALEYHPVFTKLQIWRLLTNFFFLGPFSFHFGIRLIMIARYGVQLERGPFDRRAADFLWMMLFGAFILLVLSAIPFFRFRFLGTSMVFMLVYVWSREFRTAQINIYGLVSLRAFYLPWALLMLDVIFGDPLMPDLLGIFAGHVYYFLAVLHPLATGRNLLKTPFWVHRLVASLGLAALPNFRGQPNTSNSTGSGAFRGRSYRLNR from the exons ATGTCTTCTCCTGCTGA ATTCTACAAATCTCTTCCACCACTGAGCAAGTCTTATGGGACTCTGTGCTTTTTGACTACTGCAGCAGTCAAATTGGGTTTATTAGGCTATGCGAGTATTGCCTTGGAATATCATCCAGTATTTACTAAGCTTCAG ATATGGAGGCTTCTTACCAATTTTTTCTTCCTTGGTCCATTTTCATTCCACTTCGGCATACGGCTCATAATGAT AGCAAGATACGGTGTACAATTGGAGAGGGGTCCATTTGATAGGCGGGCAGCAGATTTTCTATGGATGATGTTGTTTGGAGCATTTATCCTACTG GTTTTGTCTGCCATTCCTTTCTTTCGGTTTCGCTTTCTAGGGACGTCTATGGTCTTCATGCTTGTCTATGTTTGGAGCCGAGAATTTCGAACTGCACAGATCAATATATACGGTCTTGTCAGTTTGAGG GCATTTTATCTACCATGGGCATTGCTTATGTTAGATGTCATTTTTGGTGATCCCCTTATGCCGGACCTGCTGGGAATCTTTGCTGGTCATGTGTATTACTTCTTAGCAGTGTTACATCCACTTGCTACTGGAAGAAATTTGCTCAAGACTCCGTTCTGGGT ACATAGATTAGTCGCTTCATTGGGTTTGGCAGCACTACCAAATTTTCGTGGCCAGCCAAACACGTCTAATAGCACTGGTAGCGGGGCCTTCCGAGGGAGGAGCTACAGGCTTAACAGATGA